One Bacteroidota bacterium genomic window carries:
- the nrfH gene encoding cytochrome c nitrite reductase small subunit, with protein MRLNWIHKTFGPPENWKLRAILLSGIVFGLMAYMFFLSRAHSYLSDKPETCVNCHIMAPQYATWNHSAHREVANCNDCHVPHNNVFNKYYFKAKDGLRHATIFTLRREPQVIFMHEPGQKVVQQNCIRCHSYKITDSKVLAWTAEYHQFRTERQCWECHRETPHGSVKSLSSVPNARVPVPQSPVPDWLKQIKND; from the coding sequence ATGAGGCTCAACTGGATTCATAAAACCTTCGGCCCACCGGAAAACTGGAAGTTGCGAGCAATATTGCTTTCCGGCATTGTGTTTGGTTTAATGGCTTATATGTTTTTTCTTTCGCGTGCCCACTCCTACCTGTCCGACAAGCCCGAAACCTGCGTGAATTGCCATATCATGGCTCCCCAATATGCTACCTGGAACCACAGTGCACACCGCGAAGTGGCCAACTGCAACGATTGTCATGTGCCGCACAACAACGTATTCAACAAATATTATTTTAAAGCCAAAGACGGATTGCGTCATGCCACTATTTTTACCCTACGGCGCGAACCACAGGTTATTTTTATGCATGAGCCCGGACAGAAGGTGGTGCAACAAAACTGCATCCGATGTCACAGCTATAAGATAACCGATTCGAAAGTGCTGGCCTGGACAGCAGAATACCATCAATTCAGAACCGAACGGCAATGTTGGGAATGTCACCGCGAAACGCCACATGGCAGTGTTAAAAGCCTATCGAGCGTGCCCAATGCCCGTGTTCCTGTTCCCCAGAGTCCTGTGCCCGATTGGCTGAAACAAATTAAAAACGACTAA
- the nrfA gene encoding ammonia-forming cytochrome c nitrite reductase, with product MKTLREKINQKPLFGWLIFFATLVVVFFLGLLASSIMERRAEAVFAYTKKVDYGQFEPRSEVWGKNFPKEYQSYIQTADTSFRSKHNGNATIDMLAVDPRLVVLWAGYAFSKDYNQGRGHYYAIEDVWNTLRTGAPAEGVPSPQPNTCWTCKSPDVPRLMHQLIEENGGNFEAGVAAFYSGSMDTKGHEIVNAIGCGDCHDAETMNLRISRPALIEAYQRQGKDISKASHQEMRSLVCAQCHVEYYFNKKKIEGVPYLTFPWDNGYSAEQMEAYYDNIEFTDWTHALSKAPMLKAQHPDYEVYMTGVHASRGVSCADCHMPYTSEGGLKYTSHHLQSPLNNISNSCQVCHRQEGARLLADVYERQDRIIENRDKLEELLVRAHVEAKKAWDLGATEADMKAILLDIRHAQWRWDYTAAGHGSSFHSPVETSRVIGTGIALAQEARIKLARLFVNLGFNGEVPYPDIATKAKAQEYIGLDVKVMQADKDRFLKEVVPQWLEVANEREANYLLDNMN from the coding sequence ATGAAAACCCTCCGCGAAAAAATTAATCAAAAGCCCCTGTTCGGTTGGCTGATTTTCTTTGCCACACTGGTAGTGGTATTTTTTCTGGGCCTCTTGGCCTCTTCTATCATGGAGCGACGTGCCGAGGCTGTGTTTGCCTATACGAAAAAGGTCGATTACGGGCAGTTCGAACCGCGCAGCGAAGTATGGGGAAAGAATTTCCCCAAAGAGTACCAATCGTACATACAGACTGCTGATACTTCTTTCCGCAGCAAACACAACGGCAATGCCACTATCGATATGCTTGCAGTAGACCCGCGTTTGGTAGTACTTTGGGCTGGCTATGCTTTTTCGAAAGATTACAACCAGGGACGTGGCCACTACTATGCCATCGAAGATGTGTGGAATACCCTGCGTACAGGAGCTCCTGCCGAAGGAGTGCCCAGTCCGCAACCCAATACCTGCTGGACCTGCAAGAGTCCTGATGTGCCGCGATTAATGCACCAGCTCATAGAAGAAAATGGTGGAAACTTCGAAGCGGGAGTAGCTGCATTTTATAGCGGATCGATGGATACAAAAGGACACGAGATTGTCAACGCCATTGGTTGTGGCGACTGCCACGATGCCGAAACCATGAACCTGCGAATCTCCCGGCCGGCTTTAATCGAAGCATATCAACGGCAGGGAAAAGATATCAGCAAAGCTTCGCACCAGGAAATGCGTTCGTTGGTTTGTGCACAGTGTCATGTGGAATATTATTTCAACAAAAAGAAAATAGAAGGGGTTCCATACCTCACCTTTCCCTGGGACAATGGTTACTCGGCCGAACAAATGGAAGCCTATTATGACAACATTGAATTTACCGACTGGACACATGCTTTAAGCAAAGCACCTATGTTGAAAGCACAGCATCCCGATTACGAAGTGTACATGACTGGTGTGCATGCCAGCCGCGGGGTTTCCTGTGCCGACTGCCACATGCCTTATACCAGCGAGGGCGGGTTGAAATACACCAGCCATCACCTGCAAAGCCCGCTCAACAACATCTCGAACTCGTGTCAGGTTTGTCACCGACAAGAAGGCGCTCGCCTATTGGCCGATGTGTACGAGCGTCAGGACCGCATTATCGAAAACCGTGATAAACTCGAAGAACTGCTGGTGAGGGCGCATGTCGAAGCAAAAAAAGCCTGGGACCTTGGTGCTACCGAAGCTGATATGAAAGCCATACTCTTAGATATCCGCCATGCCCAGTGGCGTTGGGATTACACTGCTGCAGGCCATGGTAGTTCTTTCCACTCTCCGGTCGAAACTTCGAGAGTAATTGGCACCGGCATTGCCCTTGCGCAGGAAGCAAGAATCAAGCTTGCCCGTTTGTTTGTAAATCTGGGGTTTAATGGCGAAGTACCTTATCCGGATATTGCTACCAAAGCTAAAGCGCAGGAATACATCGGTCTGGATGTAAAAGTCATGCAAGCTGATAAAGACCGCTTCTTAAAAGAAGTTGTTCCTCAATGGCTCGAAGTTGCGAACGAACGTGAAGCTAACTACCTGCTCGATAATATGAATTAG
- a CDS encoding cupin domain-containing protein: protein MTEVFEKSSPQNLAGSVSYASGSIVSKIITRNEAGNLTLFAFDKGQNLSEHTAPFDAIIQVIDGEARVTIDKKAYQVKTGEFIIMPANIPHAVDADEKFKMLLTMIKEKKEFKVNL, encoded by the coding sequence ATGACAGAAGTATTCGAAAAATCAAGTCCACAAAACCTGGCTGGCTCCGTGAGCTATGCTTCAGGTTCGATTGTAAGCAAGATTATTACCCGCAACGAAGCAGGAAATCTTACCCTGTTTGCCTTTGATAAAGGCCAGAACCTGAGCGAACACACTGCTCCCTTCGATGCCATTATACAGGTAATTGATGGTGAAGCAAGGGTTACCATCGACAAAAAAGCATACCAGGTAAAAACTGGTGAGTTTATTATCATGCCTGCTAACATTCCGCATGCCGTCGATGCCGACGAAAAATTTAAAATGTTGCTTACCATGATCAAGGAAAAAAAAGAGTTTAAGGTCAACCTTTAG
- a CDS encoding NUDIX hydrolase, with protein sequence MRKYTYDYPRPALTVDSVLFTWFGEKLQTLLIQRGQDPFKGMWAYPGGFVDEGETAGQAAVRELWEETGVHGIHIEQLYTETNPHRDPRGWIISVVHFALVPASIDILPGDDASQVAWHPVHQSPAMVFGHELFLRKALERMRQQLLFHVIGREILPVDFELKDLYKFYLQLINIPEQVEKLVKRLIDYGILIQVGTKWHFEKGRYEAVLKTGFLR encoded by the coding sequence ATGCGAAAATATACCTACGATTATCCACGTCCTGCACTCACAGTAGATTCTGTCTTGTTTACCTGGTTCGGTGAAAAATTGCAAACCTTATTAATACAGCGCGGACAGGATCCATTTAAGGGCATGTGGGCCTATCCTGGTGGTTTTGTCGACGAAGGTGAAACCGCCGGGCAGGCTGCCGTGCGTGAGTTGTGGGAAGAAACCGGGGTGCACGGAATACACATCGAACAATTGTATACCGAAACCAATCCTCACCGCGATCCGCGTGGATGGATAATTTCTGTTGTCCATTTTGCCCTCGTACCTGCGTCCATTGATATATTACCTGGCGACGATGCCAGTCAGGTCGCATGGCATCCGGTTCACCAATCACCGGCTATGGTGTTTGGGCACGAACTTTTTTTACGGAAAGCCTTAGAGAGAATGCGGCAACAGCTTTTGTTCCATGTTATCGGTCGGGAAATACTGCCTGTTGATTTTGAATTGAAAGACTTGTATAAATTCTATTTGCAGCTAATCAATATTCCCGAACAGGTTGAAAAACTGGTAAAACGCTTGATCGATTATGGCATATTAATTCAAGTTGGCACCAAATGGCATTTCGAAAAAGGCCGTTACGAAGCTGTATTGAAAACAGGATTTTTACGTTAA
- the hcp gene encoding hydroxylamine reductase → MSMFCYQCQEAAKGTGCTIKGVCGKGESTSNLQDLLVDIARGVSVFTQMANDEGQRNKAADQYTFEALFMTITNANFDDAAIIKKCQEGIELRENMKAEILRNGQDIPANLPECAIWKPKNEHSFIARSLLVSILRETNEDIRSLKELLIYGLKGMAAYAEHAFNLGQENLEVYKFMHKALVATTRNDLDANALVALVLECGKFGVDVMALLDHANTSAYGNPEITKVNIGVQNKPGILISGHDLKDMEELLRQTEGTGVDVYTHSEMLPAHYYPAFKKYSHFVGNYGNAWWKQKEEFESFNGPVLLTTNCLVPPAESYKDRVYTTGSAGFPDVKHIANRAEGKAKDFSAIIAHAKKCQPPVEIETGEIIGGFAHNQVMQLADKVVEAVKTGAIKKFVVMAGCDGRMKGRDYYTQFAEKLPQNTIILTAGCAKYRYNKLELGDIGGIPRMLDAGQCNDSYSLAIIALKLKEVFQLNDINELPIAYNIAWYEQKAVIVLLALLHLGVKNIHLGPTLPAFLSPNVVKVLVDNFGIAGIGQVDEDLKILIGAEAVAVSE, encoded by the coding sequence CTGCACTATCAAAGGAGTTTGCGGAAAAGGAGAATCCACTTCCAATTTACAGGATTTACTGGTCGACATAGCCCGTGGGGTATCTGTGTTTACACAAATGGCCAATGACGAGGGACAACGAAATAAGGCTGCCGATCAGTACACCTTTGAGGCGCTATTTATGACCATTACCAATGCCAATTTCGACGATGCAGCAATTATTAAAAAATGCCAGGAAGGTATCGAACTACGTGAAAACATGAAGGCTGAAATTCTCAGGAACGGACAGGATATTCCTGCCAATCTGCCTGAATGTGCTATCTGGAAACCCAAGAACGAACATTCGTTTATTGCCCGCAGCTTGCTGGTGAGTATTCTGCGCGAAACCAACGAAGACATCCGTTCGCTGAAAGAGCTCCTTATCTATGGTTTAAAAGGAATGGCCGCTTATGCCGAACATGCCTTCAATCTGGGTCAGGAAAACCTTGAGGTATATAAATTCATGCACAAAGCCCTTGTAGCTACTACCCGCAACGACCTTGATGCCAATGCACTTGTCGCCCTGGTACTCGAATGCGGAAAATTTGGTGTAGATGTAATGGCTCTGCTTGACCATGCCAACACCAGTGCTTATGGAAACCCGGAAATTACCAAAGTAAATATTGGTGTGCAGAACAAGCCCGGCATTCTTATCAGTGGTCACGATTTGAAAGACATGGAAGAACTGTTGCGCCAAACCGAAGGAACGGGAGTAGATGTGTATACACACAGCGAAATGCTTCCGGCGCACTACTATCCTGCATTTAAAAAGTACAGCCATTTTGTGGGCAACTATGGCAATGCATGGTGGAAACAAAAAGAAGAGTTCGAAAGTTTCAACGGTCCTGTTCTTCTTACTACCAATTGCCTTGTTCCACCGGCTGAATCCTATAAAGACCGCGTTTACACCACCGGTTCCGCCGGATTTCCGGATGTAAAGCACATCGCCAACAGGGCTGAGGGAAAGGCGAAAGACTTTTCAGCCATCATCGCACACGCCAAAAAATGTCAGCCACCTGTGGAAATTGAAACCGGTGAAATTATTGGTGGTTTTGCCCATAACCAGGTTATGCAGCTGGCTGATAAAGTAGTAGAGGCTGTAAAAACGGGCGCTATTAAAAAATTCGTGGTCATGGCCGGATGCGATGGCCGTATGAAGGGACGCGATTACTACACGCAATTTGCTGAGAAGCTGCCTCAAAACACCATTATTCTTACGGCAGGATGCGCCAAATACCGCTACAACAAACTCGAGCTTGGTGATATAGGAGGTATTCCCCGCATGTTGGATGCCGGACAGTGTAACGACTCATATTCCCTGGCCATTATTGCGCTTAAACTCAAAGAGGTGTTTCAGCTCAATGATATTAACGAATTACCCATTGCTTACAACATAGCGTGGTACGAGCAAAAGGCAGTAATTGTATTGCTGGCATTACTACACCTGGGCGTGAAGAATATTCACCTCGGGCCTACTCTTCCTGCTTTTCTTTCGCCCAATGTGGTAAAAGTACTGGTAGATAATTTCGGAATAGCCGGAATTGGTCAAGTTGACGAAGATTTGAAAATCCTGATTGGCGCAGAAGCTGTTGCGGTATCAGAGTAG